Proteins encoded together in one Nitrospirota bacterium window:
- a CDS encoding heme-binding protein, which produces MKHILAFAAGITVLGMAALLQAESVSDKRGLTLEGAKKVIAATVAEAKRVNAPGGSIAIVDDGGNLLAVERLDQTFAASANIAIGKARTSALFKKPTKVFEDAIKGGRTSMVTLGSDLQNFTPLQGGIPLEWEGKVVGAIGVSGAVSAQQDEELAIVGAKSLDNMEIAGMTNGHTPLSVTYIESDKVSASFAKGAVLVGEDENMMHAARNYMVHASHRDKAGVVEVHELDTDIVYVLKGSAELITGGTPVGSKTIAPHEFRAPTVTGGEARRLVPGDVVIIPNGVPHWFKEVEAPFDYYVVKVR; this is translated from the coding sequence ATGAAACATATACTCGCGTTTGCAGCAGGAATCACAGTACTGGGAATGGCGGCGCTTCTACAAGCTGAATCGGTATCGGATAAGCGTGGCCTTACACTGGAGGGCGCCAAGAAAGTTATTGCAGCGACAGTGGCTGAAGCGAAACGTGTCAACGCGCCTGGAGGTTCGATTGCCATCGTCGATGACGGCGGGAATTTGCTGGCTGTGGAACGGTTGGATCAGACCTTTGCCGCTAGTGCGAACATTGCCATCGGCAAAGCGCGCACTTCAGCTCTCTTTAAGAAGCCCACGAAGGTCTTTGAAGATGCGATCAAGGGGGGACGCACCTCGATGGTCACGCTCGGAAGCGATCTTCAGAACTTCACGCCATTGCAGGGCGGCATTCCGCTTGAATGGGAGGGCAAGGTCGTGGGGGCGATTGGGGTCAGTGGGGCAGTCAGTGCTCAGCAGGATGAAGAACTCGCCATTGTCGGTGCCAAATCTCTCGATAACATGGAGATAGCCGGAATGACCAATGGACATACGCCGCTTTCTGTCACCTACATCGAAAGCGACAAAGTGTCGGCCTCATTTGCGAAGGGCGCAGTGCTGGTCGGTGAAGATGAAAATATGATGCACGCAGCCAGAAACTATATGGTGCACGCTAGCCATCGGGACAAGGCGGGCGTCGTTGAAGTCCACGAACTCGATACGGACATTGTTTACGTTCTCAAGGGCTCGGCAGAGCTGATCACCGGCGGTACGCCGGTCGGCTCCAAGACCATTGCGCCGCACGAGTTCCGCGCGCCGACGGTTACCGGTGGTGAGGCGAGAAGGCTCGTCCCGGGGGACGTGGTGATTATTCCGAACGGAGTGCCGCATTGGTTTAAGGAGGTGGAGGCGCCGTTCGATTATTACGTGGTGAAGGTAAGGTGA